The Actinomyces wuliandei genome contains the following window.
ACCAGTCCCTCATGCGTATGGGCTTCCGCATGGTGCTGGACGCCGAGCCGGGTATCGACGTCATCGGTGAGGCCTCCGACGGGGCCACTGCCGTCACCCAGGCCCGGGCGCTGGGACCCGACGTCATCCTCATGGACGTGCGCATGCCGGGGATGAACGGGATTGAGGCGACCGAGACGATCGTGCGGGAGCTCCCCGGCACCCGGATCCTGATCTTGACCACCTTCGACCTGGACGAGTACGCCTTTGCCGGGCTGCGTGCCGGAGCCTCGGGGTTCCTCCTCAAGGACACGCGTCCAGCAGACCTGGCAGCCGCCATCCGTACGGTGGCCTCCGGCGAGGCCGTGGTCTCCCCCCGGGTCACCAGGAGGATGCTGGAGATGTTTGCCTCCTCGCTGCCGGAGGACCAGGAGAGGACCGCCACCTCCCAGGACCCGCGCATCACCTCCCTGACCCCCCGGGAGAAGGAGATCCTGCTGCTCATGGCCCGGGGGATGTCCAACGCGGAGATCGCCGACCATCTGGTGGTGTCCGCCACCACGGTGAAGACCCACGTCGGCAACGTGCTGACCAAGCTGGACGTGCGCGACCGGGTCCAGGCCGTCGTCCTCGCCTACGAGTCAGGGCTCATGGCCTAGGAGCAGGACCCGGCTCCGGCCTCCCACCGGCTGAGGCTGCCACGCTCGTCACGGCGCGGGTAACGGTCGTAGGTGTCGATATGCACCAGCAGGTCAGCCCGTTGCAGAGCACCCAGGGAGTCCGGGGTGAACTGGACCACGACCTGGTCCTGGCGCACCGTGGCGGGCAGGGAGTCCGCCGCCCGGCAGGCATCGTCCTGGTCGTCAAACATCATGACCACAGCGGTGTCCGAGGTCACCGCCCACCGGCAGGGCAGGTCATCCACACAGGTCTGCGCCGTGGTCTCCTCCGGGTCAGGCATGAGCTCGGGGTCAAGGGTCCCCAACTCCATCGTCCACTCCGCCAGGGCATCAGCACGCTGTGCCTCGTGGCGGGCCGCCATGGCGTTGCAGCCTGCGAGACCCCCGTACAGCAGGCCCAGGACCGCCACCACGATGACGATCCCCCGGAGCTGACCCCGCAACGCGCCACGTACCGCCACCACGACCACACCCTACGACGGGCAGGACTCGATGACCCAGGGAAACCAGGACAGGTCCTCGATCATGCTGTCCGGATAACGATCGTAGATGTGGAAGTGCCGCAACAGGTCGGCCCGCTCCTGCGTGGTCAGGGCACCGGGGGTGAACTGGACGGCAAGCCAGCTGCGTCGAACTGTGCCGGACAGTCTGTCTGCGGCCCGGCAGGCGTCCCTCTGGTCGTCGAACATCATGACCACCGCAGTATCTGAGGTGACCGCCCACCGGCAGGGCAGGTCCTGCGTACACGTCTGGTCCGTGGTCTCCACCGGATTGGGCATGAGCTCTGGGTTGAGCGCCCCCAGCTCCACTGCCCAGTCCGCCGGAATGTCGTCACGACGCTCCGTGTAGTGAGCCGTCATCATGACAGCAGCCACAACACCTCCGCACAGCAGACCTAAGACCGCCACCACAATGACGATCTCCCGGACCTGGCTGCGGAACGGAGTATGTGCTGCCATGACATCACACCCTACGGACAGTGGCGGATGATCCAGGGGAAGTTGTCGATGGCGTCAGTGGAACGCTTGTAGCTGTCAAAGTGCACCAGCAGGTCGGTCCGTTGCTCCACACTCAAGGTGCCGGGGGTGAACTGGACGGCAAGCCAGTCGTGGCGCACCGTGTGAGGCAAGGTCTCTGCGGCTCGGCAGGCCTCCGCCTGGTCGTCGAACATCATGACGACGGCGGTGTCCGAGGTGACCGCCCACCGGCAGGGCAGGTCATCCACGCAGGTCCTCTCCGTCGTCTCCACCGGGTCAGGAAATACCTCAGAATCATAAGACCCCAGAAATATAGCCCAGTCCACCGGAATATCATCGCGGCGCTCCATCGCCACGGTACAGGCCACGAATCCGCCGAGCAGGAGGACCAGCACCACAGCCACGATCAGGACACTCCGTCCCCAGGTCTGCAACGCAGTCCGCCACTGCCCTATCATAATCGGCTCCTGCACCTAAAGAACCCCTTAAGGACGGAACGACAGTATAAAGAAGTGACACCCACGGAGCACAACAGTGACATACTCCCGCCTACTCCCAATTACACTGGTGCTCCCACACAGCATACCACCGCGAGTTGTTAGGCCTGAACATCTCCAGATCCCAGTGAAACCCCGCACCAACAACAGGACGCCCGTAAAGAACATGGCAATTGTATTGCTGTTGAATAGTCAGTTTGTCGGCCGTCCGTGGCCTCTTGTCCACGACTTCATCCCACCCGTAGGTCATGAGGATCGTCTCCGCGCTAACTACACTGGTGTAATATACAAATCGCCCCCAGTTAGACAGCACTACGGAGATTACCAACTGATCATTCTCCTGGCCGTCGCGGTTGTACACAGCCTCGCTGAACAGGTCGATGCCCAGCCACGGGTCCGCCACCACGGGGTAGGCGGCTCCGCCGGAGTGGTGCTCGATCACCTGGGTGACCACCACGCCGCCGGAGCTGGACTCCTCGACCTCGTAGCGGGTGGCCAGCTCGGTGCCGTTGGCGTCCTTGGCCCACGGCGGGGTCAGGCCCCCGAGGAACTCGCCCTCGGCGGAGGTGAACACCACCCCGCCGTCCTCCTCAGCCACCTCGGCAGCCGCCCCCTCAGGCAGACCCACCTGGAAGGGGTAGCGCTCGGGCGCGTCCGCGGACTCCACCATGAGGGCCACCTGGGCGGAGCCGTCCTCCTTGACCACCGCCACGGAGGTGAACCCCTGCTCGTTGGCGAAGGACACCACCCCGTCACCCACCGGCACGGCGGTCTCAGAAGTCTCAGCGTAGGGCAGGGTGAGGCTGACCTCCTTGCCCTGCTGCGAGGTCAGGTGGATCGGGGTGCTGGGGTCCTCGGAGACCACCGTGTCGGTGACGTCGGTGTCCACCGTCAGCACCTGGCTGGTGCTGGTGCTCGGCGTCACCGCCGCGACGTCGTCCAGGAGGTTCCCGCCAGGCACGGCCGCCAGGGTCTCGCGGACAGTCTCCGGGTCGGTGGCCGCAGACGCGGTCGAGGCGGGGACGACGGCGAACAGGGCGGTCACGACTGCGGCCGCCGCAGCCGTCAGGGTCGTAAGCCGTCGGTACCTGGCAGTGCGAGTCATGCTAGGCCCCTCTTGATCGTCCCTTGTCATCGTTGACACGCGGCCCGCCACCCCGGCGAGCCGCTGACATGTACTGTCACGGCAACTTTATCACAGATATCGCAGAGATAACGGTGTTCCTCCGAGACTCAGCACACGTGAGCCCACTCCGCCGGGGACGTCCTCACCTCGGGCACCGGCGTCTCCACCCCAGCAGACCCGGCCCCGTGTGCGGCCGGGCCACCAGGCGCCCGCCCAGGCGTGGAGACGCGAGGGCAGCACAAGCGGGCTACACCTCCGGCGCCGCAGCGGGCGCGTGGAGGCGCTGCTGGGCGGCCTCCAGCCCCAGGGCCACCACCTGCTCCACGGCGTCGGCGGCCTGCTCCAGGGTCACGGCCAGGGCCTGGCGCTCACCCACAGGGACATCGCCCAGCACGTAGTCCGCCGGGTCCTGGCGCCCCGGCGGGCGCCCGATCCCCACGCGCAGCCGGGCGTAGTCCCGCGTGCCCAGGGCGGAGGAGACCGAGCGCAGGCCGTTGTGCCCGCCCTCGCCGCCGCCGCGCTTGAGCCGCAGGACGTGAGCGGGCAGGTCGAGCTCGTCGTGGACCACCAGCAGCTGGTCCGCACCCACCCCGTAGTAGTCGGCCAGCGCCTTGACCGGGCCGCCGGAGCCGTTCATCAGGGTGCCGGGCTGGGCCAGGACAGCCCGGGGTCCGGGCGCTCCCCCGGGCAGCACCCCCAGACGCACCTCGGCCACCTGGGCGCGGGCACGGTGGGAGGACAGCCGCGCCCCGGCGCGCCCGGCCAGGACGTCCACCACCATGCGCCCCACGTTGTGGCGGTTGCGGGCGTAGCGGGGGCCGGGGTTGCCCAGCCCCACCACCAGCCAGGGCGCGCTCACGCCCGGCTCCCCCCGGAGCTCACTGCGCAGCCTCGGCCGGTGCCGATCCCCTGGAGTCCTCCCTCACGTTGACCACGCCGAGCCCGGCGTCGGAGACCGCCTCCACGCCCTCCGGCAGGGACAGGTCGGCCACCGTGATGACGGTCCCGGCCTGCACACCGGTCACGTCCACCTCGATCACCTCAGGGATAGCCACCGCAGAGGCGGAGACCACGACGTGGTCAGCCTCAACCATGTGCATGGTGCCGGGGGCGGCGTCCCCGACCACGGTCACCGGGACCTCGACCTGCACCTGCTCGTTGCGGTTGACCAGGAGGAAGTCGACGTGCTGGACACCCGGGCGCACGGGGTGACGCTGCACCTCCTTGGTGAGGACCAGGAGGGGCTGCTCGCCCTCGATCTCCAGCTCCACCAGGGCGTTCTCGTTGGAACGCAGGGCCATACGGGTGGCGTGCTCCTCCAGCAGCAGGTGCCGGGGCTGGGCGCCGTGGCCGTAGACCACGGCGGGAACCTGCCCGGCACGACGGGCCTGCCGAGCAGGCCCCTTGCCCAGCGCGGTGCGCAGCTGTGCCTTGAGAGTGACGGTGTTGTCTGCCATGAGGGTCTCCTCCGTGCCGATCAGGTGGTCCGGCGGGCGCGACGACGCGCACGGTGACCAGGCACCACCACGTCGATCACGGATGCGCGCGCAGGGGCGCGTCCCTCGCCGGGGTAACGCGGCGATCCTACGTCACCCCCGGCGCGCTGGTGGGCCGCCAGGCGGTGAGGCCGCCCACGAGAGGCGCCTGGGGGGTCGGCAGGCAGGCGCGGCCCTCGCACGCACCACCCCACGCCACCGGAGCGCCGACCCGCCCGGGCCTGTGCCTGGCCGCAGTGTCCTCACCTCCCCGAGCCACTACCCCGCCCGGACGCAGGAGCAGCAGGCCTACCGTCCGCCCAGGAGTGCCAGGCAGCGGCGCACCTCCGCCAGGGGCAGCTGCCCGGGGGCGGAGGGCTCCGCCCGCCCCTCCTCGTCGGGGACAACGGCGAAGGTCAGGGCGGAGCCGAACGCGGCCGCCACCCGGGTCACCGCACCGAGCGCTCCCATAGACATGGCTGCCACAGGCACCGGCAGACGGGCACGCGCTGTCACCGTCAGCAGGCGGGCGACGTCAACGGCGTCGGTGGGCCACACCGCCACCTTGGCCAGGTCCGCCCCCTGGGCCACCATGCGCTCCAGCACGTCTTCCAGGACCGCCTCCCCGGGGGTGGCGGTGACGTCGTGAAAGGAGGCGACGACGTCGGTGCCCACCACGTGGGCTGCCCGCGCCACGCGCTCCAGGCAGCCGCGCTCCAGTTCGACGTCGACCGCGACCGGGCGCAGGGGGGCAGGCAGCCCGGCGGCGCCCTCCACCACCGCCAGGAGCAGGGCCTCGTAGAAGGCGTCATTGATGTCGGCCCGGCCTCCCTCCGCAGCGGTACGGCACGTCAGCAGCACAGGAGCGCCACCCCCCTGTCTGCCGGGGACCCCAGGGGACCCGGGAGGCTCAGGAACCACAGCCCCCACGGCCTCCACCGCCTCCAGCACCACCCGGGCGACCCCAGCAGCCCTGGCAGCCTGAGCGGTCTCAGCCTCCTGCACGTGCCCACCCGTCCGGCTGGCCCCGCAGGCCCGAGCAGCCTCGGCCACCTGCTTACGCACCGGCTCCAGCAGGTCCACCCGAAGCTCCAGCACATCCGCCCCCGCTGCCATCGCACGGGCAGCCTGCTGCCGGGCCTGGGCCAGCGTCGGCCCCGTCAGGGACACGGCGACCGCCGGGCCGCCTAGGCCGATCGTCGTGGTGCCCCAGTCCAGGACCCGTGGCAGCGGCCTGCTCGGTGCCGGGCCTGCCGCCGCACCGGCGCCGTCAGCACCCCCCGGGCCTGCGGAGCCTGCCCCGCCAACGACGCCTGCCGGGCTCACGGCTCCTCCCCCGGGGTGGCTGGCTCCCCGTGCCCCGCCGCCGTGCACGCCCAGGACGGGGCAGCGGGAGGCACCAGGGACAGGGCGATACCGTCGAGGATGTCGTGGAGGCTGGTGGTCACCGTCTCCAGGGGCCGCCCAGCCGCCGCCGTCTCCTGCGCGACCCTGCCGACCACCTCCGCCCACACCAGCGCCCCCGCGGCGATGACGTCGCGGCGCCCCGGCGCCAGGTAGCCCCACCGCTGCCGCTCCTGGGGGGTCGAGCCCGTGATCGCCTCACAGGATGCCAGCACGGCCTCCACACCCAGCTCGGCTCCGTCGATCGCGTCGGGGTCAAAGTGCTCCAAGCCCAGGGCGTGGGCCGTCACCGTGGCCACGGTACCCGCCAGGCCCACCAGACGTGCAGGGGCGGCGAGGTCAACCACCTCTGCGGCCTGGTCCAGCAGCGCACGCACCTCGTCACGGGCAGCAGCCAGGGCCTGGAGGCCAGTACCCCCGGTGAGAAAACGCTCGGTGACACGCACGCTGCCAGTGTCCAGGCTGACTGTGCTGCGAGGCTCCCGGCCTCCCAGGACCAGCTCGGTGGAGCCGCCGCCCAGGTCAACCACGAGCCTCTCAGCACCAGCAGTGCCAGTAGTACCAGCACTGTCGACACCGTCAGCACCCCCGTCTCCCAGAAGGGAGCCGACAAAGGACAGCCGGGCCTCCTCCTGCCCACTGACCACCTGGGGCGCCACCCCCACCAGGCGGGCCACCCCGGCAGTGAAGTCGTCACGGTTGTCCGCGTCACGGGTCGCGGAGGTGGCCACGAACCGCCGGGAACCCGGCCCCTCGGGGACCCCCAGCTCACGGCAGTCCTCGGCGTAGTCGGCCACGGCAGCCAGGGTCCGCTCCAGGGCCTGCGGGTCCAGGCGGCCGGTACGGTCCACCCCCTGGCCCAGGCGGACGATCTGGCTGCGCCTGCGCAGCGGCTCCAGGCGCGCCCGGCCAAGGTCGTCACGCCAGGCCTGGGCGACGAGCAGGCGAATAGTGTTGGTACCGCAGTCAATAGCGGCGACTCGGGTCATCGGTGGTCTCTCTGCGTCGACGGAGGCGTCAGTGCCGTCAGCGGAGGTGAGGCTGGTAGCGGAGGCGGTGGAGGCAGTAGCCGGAGGTGGTCAACACGCACAGGAGGAAGGATCCCACAGACCGCGCTCACG
Protein-coding sequences here:
- a CDS encoding DUF2599 domain-containing protein — translated: MTRTARYRRLTTLTAAAAAVVTALFAVVPASTASAATDPETVRETLAAVPGGNLLDDVAAVTPSTSTSQVLTVDTDVTDTVVSEDPSTPIHLTSQQGKEVSLTLPYAETSETAVPVGDGVVSFANEQGFTSVAVVKEDGSAQVALMVESADAPERYPFQVGLPEGAAAEVAEEDGGVVFTSAEGEFLGGLTPPWAKDANGTELATRYEVEESSSGGVVVTQVIEHHSGGAAYPVVADPWLGIDLFSEAVYNRDGQENDQLVISVVLSNWGRFVYYTSVVSAETILMTYGWDEVVDKRPRTADKLTIQQQYNCHVLYGRPVVGAGFHWDLEMFRPNNSRWYAVWEHQCNWE
- a CDS encoding exopolyphosphatase, whose protein sequence is MTRVAAIDCGTNTIRLLVAQAWRDDLGRARLEPLRRRSQIVRLGQGVDRTGRLDPQALERTLAAVADYAEDCRELGVPEGPGSRRFVATSATRDADNRDDFTAGVARLVGVAPQVVSGQEEARLSFVGSLLGDGGADGVDSAGTTGTAGAERLVVDLGGGSTELVLGGREPRSTVSLDTGSVRVTERFLTGGTGLQALAAARDEVRALLDQAAEVVDLAAPARLVGLAGTVATVTAHALGLEHFDPDAIDGAELGVEAVLASCEAITGSTPQERQRWGYLAPGRRDVIAAGALVWAEVVGRVAQETAAAGRPLETVTTSLHDILDGIALSLVPPAAPSWACTAAGHGEPATPGEEP
- a CDS encoding 50S ribosomal protein L25/general stress protein Ctc, which gives rise to MADNTVTLKAQLRTALGKGPARQARRAGQVPAVVYGHGAQPRHLLLEEHATRMALRSNENALVELEIEGEQPLLVLTKEVQRHPVRPGVQHVDFLLVNRNEQVQVEVPVTVVGDAAPGTMHMVEADHVVVSASAVAIPEVIEVDVTGVQAGTVITVADLSLPEGVEAVSDAGLGVVNVREDSRGSAPAEAAQ
- the pth gene encoding aminoacyl-tRNA hydrolase — translated: MSAPWLVVGLGNPGPRYARNRHNVGRMVVDVLAGRAGARLSSHRARAQVAEVRLGVLPGGAPGPRAVLAQPGTLMNGSGGPVKALADYYGVGADQLLVVHDELDLPAHVLRLKRGGGEGGHNGLRSVSSALGTRDYARLRVGIGRPPGRQDPADYVLGDVPVGERQALAVTLEQAADAVEQVVALGLEAAQQRLHAPAAAPEV
- a CDS encoding type I 3-dehydroquinate dehydratase, whose product is MSPAGVVGGAGSAGPGGADGAGAAAGPAPSRPLPRVLDWGTTTIGLGGPAVAVSLTGPTLAQARQQAARAMAAGADVLELRVDLLEPVRKQVAEAARACGASRTGGHVQEAETAQAARAAGVARVVLEAVEAVGAVVPEPPGSPGVPGRQGGGAPVLLTCRTAAEGGRADINDAFYEALLLAVVEGAAGLPAPLRPVAVDVELERGCLERVARAAHVVGTDVVASFHDVTATPGEAVLEDVLERMVAQGADLAKVAVWPTDAVDVARLLTVTARARLPVPVAAMSMGALGAVTRVAAAFGSALTFAVVPDEEGRAEPSAPGQLPLAEVRRCLALLGGR
- a CDS encoding response regulator, coding for MADASVNDPVSNPAVSGNDDGAGTPEDPAPVSVLLADDQSLMRMGFRMVLDAEPGIDVIGEASDGATAVTQARALGPDVILMDVRMPGMNGIEATETIVRELPGTRILILTTFDLDEYAFAGLRAGASGFLLKDTRPADLAAAIRTVASGEAVVSPRVTRRMLEMFASSLPEDQERTATSQDPRITSLTPREKEILLLMARGMSNAEIADHLVVSATTVKTHVGNVLTKLDVRDRVQAVVLAYESGLMA